The Culex pipiens pallens isolate TS chromosome 2, TS_CPP_V2, whole genome shotgun sequence DNA window TGGAAGgaaaagactaacattttgttTTATCTATTGTAAATCGTAGCGAGAAAGGTCGGCTTATCCTTTCAAAAGGATCTTTTAAgaatgtaatttatgtaattctaATTTTGGTACAAATATACGATTGTTCCTGcagtaaattttaataatttttttgtggaCTTCTTCCacaatattgtatttttgtaatcacGATAGAATACAAGAACAAAAAAGATTCTCCTACCTTGTGTTCATCGCTTGCACTCCGCCGCGAATCCACTCACCTTCTGCAGGCGCAGTCCCATCAGCTCGTCCTCGTCCGAAGCGGCCGTTATCTTCAGAATCTGCAGCCGACTTCCGCCGGTCAGTCGACCAACGCAGCGCACACAATCCCCCGCACCCACCACCGGCATCCGGAAGTCAATCTCGAAGAACACGCCCTGCAGCACCGGACCGCTCTTGTTCCGCAGCAGCAGAACCCGTTCGCAGTCGTGCGCGCCCTTCCGGATACTCAGAATGTTGGCGAACAACTCCACCAGCGGAGCTTCCTCCGGAGCGGACCGGGAAAGTTTCAGGATGTGCTCAACGGAACCGGTTATGATTCGAAGCTTCTTCGGATCCGGTTTCGACTTCTGCTTAAGACCCTCCCCCTTGCTCTGACCAACAGTTTGTGCCGGAACAGCTTTCGGCACCCATTTGGCCTTGCTCTGCTGGGGTTGCAGCGGAAGTGGCTCAAAACACACCCTCTTGGCCGGTCTCTCTTCCACATTTCGTACGACATTCTCCTTCCGCGCACCACCGACAAAGCTGCTGCTGTCTGCAGCAGAAATATTCCAACCGGAAGTGGTTCCTCTCACCGAACCGAACTGTACTCCTGGTTTCGCTTTCGGACCCTCCGAAAACATCCAGAACGGACGGGTGGCTGCCGGAGATGGACCAACCACGGCGGTTTTGATTTGGTCACCGGATGGCCGCTTGATGAGGGCCGGCGTCTCGAGGATGGACATGGGCATCCGGCGGAAGTTGTTGACGAGAGCCGGCGTTTTTGGGCAGCTAGTTGTGGGGCCGCCAGCGGCTGTTGGATTGGCCGGAAGTGGGATATTTATACATGGAAAATTAACAGTTTCGTGGTCTTACCATTCCTGCCCATCattttgaacttattttgaatgttttagaagaaattcaacaaaaacagACACAATTCTAATTTTTTGGCTAATT harbors:
- the LOC120423904 gene encoding uncharacterized protein LOC120423904 produces the protein MMGRNAAGGPTTSCPKTPALVNNFRRMPMSILETPALIKRPSGDQIKTAVVGPSPAATRPFWMFSEGPKAKPGVQFGSVRGTTSGWNISAADSSSFVGGARKENVVRNVEERPAKRVCFEPLPLQPQQSKAKWVPKAVPAQTVGQSKGEGLKQKSKPDPKKLRIITGSVEHILKLSRSAPEEAPLVELFANILSIRKGAHDCERVLLLRNKSGPVLQGVFFEIDFRMPVVGAGDCVRCVGRLTGGSRLQILKITAASDEDELMGLRLQKVSGFAAECKR